In the genome of Ananas comosus cultivar F153 linkage group 11, ASM154086v1, whole genome shotgun sequence, one region contains:
- the LOC109717627 gene encoding disease resistance protein RPM1-like has product MAEAVISSLVLKIGAALAIKTTKSAASLLRTGMLAMKELMKDISDIKDELEIMQAFLRIAERLKEKDESTKIIIKQTRDLAFEIEDIIDEFTYKLSEEQGGVLPTAIKRYRNIKTWHHLSQRLKEIKIKLQNIMERWKRYDTRGMENEARPLIAVGGSKSRAELAHFVEKDGIVGIDKYKDLLLEWLKNEDEQQRQHVIISVLGMGGLGKTTLATHVYNIIKASFDACAWVAVSQSYEIDDLLRKILKEFYREDPEKRQEPNDSDTMDYRSLVGTIRTYLQYKKYVLILDDVWSTDVLDNIKVALLNSNCKSRIVLTTRIRDVALLANENHMFELKPLEADHSWDLFCKSAFWRSANKICPPHLEQCAQKIIEKCGGLPLAIVSIARLLSFREQTGSEWEKVYKDLEWYLTNNESKLHEKVYDILKLSLDDLPHYLRNCFLYCSSFPEDYTIESDRLIRLWVAEGFIEERERTMEEVAEDYLNKLVHRCLLQVAEWNEVGIVCAYRMHDVIRVLALSESKELSFCMVYEHSKKKLRSSEARRLSILSNITNYRTEDKSHLRSVLVFNNSMSYDLLKSVLRSSKLLRVLELQGALIVKLPSEICNLFNLHYLGLRATKIKELPRSIEKLQNLQILDTCESEIEKLPKEITELQKLRHLVLSNKLGKNIKGLVGIWPLKGLQTLANIEATADIVQKVEALTELRTFKIIGVRTDHCADLWNSITKMNHLSNLSVESEDGKELQQLGTLHLPLPIQQLDLKGKLDKNSLPKLAASFGSLANLTKLTLSVAKLDEDMFPYLQALPALMILILCRAYDGMKLHFQATSFPKLKELLISYAPKLSQVEIERGAMASLNTLYLGGCPELKELPSSIEYLTTLQDLCISLPAEELVERLLGGGGGEGDHSNDCRTWVRQIPKFTIGFTRDGKFVQERIQ; this is encoded by the coding sequence ATGGCGGAGGCTGTGATAAGCTCATTAGTCCTAAAGATAGGTGCTGCTTTAGCTATTAAAACAACAAAATCAGCAGCATCACTATTACGAACAGGGATGTTAGCAATGAAAGAACTCATGAAGGATATAAGTGACATTAAGGATGAGCTTGAGATCATGCAAGCCTTCCTACGGATTGCAGAAAGACTAAAAGAGAAGGATGAGAGcacaaaaatcattataaaacaAACAAGAGACTTGGCTTTCGAAATTGAGGATATTATAGATGAGTTCACGTATAAGCTGAGCGAGGAGCAAGGAGGGGTTCTACCCACAGCAATCAAGAGGTACAGAAATATAAAAACCTGGCATCACCTTAGCCAGAGGCTTAAAGAGATCAAAATTAAGCTCCAAAACATTATGGAAAGATGGAAGCGATATGATACGAGAGGAATGGAAAATGAAGCAAGGCCTCTAATAGCTGTTGGTGGTAGTAAAAGCCGTGCAGAATTAGCACATTTTGTCGAGAAGGATGGTATCGTGGGTATTGACAAGTACAAGGACTTGTTGCTTGAATGGTTAAAAAATGAGGATGAGCAACAACGGCAACACGTGATAATCTCAGTGTTGGGGATGGGTGGTCTGGGGAAGACCACTCTTGCGACTCATGTGTACAATATCATCAAAGCTTCCTTTGATGCTTGTGCCTGGGTTGCTGTATCTCAGAGTTATGAGATTGATGATTTGCTTAGAAAGATCTTAAAAGAGTTTTATAGGGAAGATCCTGAGAAAAGACAAGAACCTAACGACAGTGATACCATGGATTACAGAAGCTTGGTTGGGACTATCCGCACTTACTTGCAGTATAAAAAGTATGTACTCATTCTGGATGATGTTTGGAGTACTGATGTACTGGACAATATAAAAGTTGCACTTCTGAATAGTAATTGCAAGAGTAGAATAGTTCTCACAACAAGGATTCGCGATGTAGCTCTATTAGCAAACGAGAACCATATGTTTGAGCTAAAGCCACTGGAGGCAGATCATTCGTGGGATCTGTTTTGTAAAAGCGCATTTTGGAGAAGTGCAAACAAGATTTGCCCACCACATTTAGAACAATGTGCTCAAAAAATCATTGAGAAATGCGGTGGCTTGCCCCTTGCTATTGTATCTATAGCCCGTCTCTTGTCATTTCGAGAACAAACCGGTTCTGAATGGGAGAAGGTTTACAAAGATCTTGAGTGGTATCTAACTAACAACGAATCGAAGCTCCATGAAAAAGTATATGACATTTTGAAACTTAGCTTGGACGATCTTCCCCATTACCTTCGAAATTGCTTCTTATATTGTTCTAGCTTTCCGGAAGACTATACAATTGAAAGTGACAGGCTCATAAGGCTTTGGGTGGCTGAAGGGTTcattgaagaaagagaaagaacgaTGGAGGAAGTGGCCGAGGACTACCTTAACAAACTTGTTCATCGCTGTCTACTACAAGTGGCTGAGTGGAATGAAGTTGGAATAGTTTGTGCATATCGAATGCATGACGTCATTCGAGTCCTTGCTCTTTCGGAGTCAAAGGAGTTAAGTTTCTGCATGGTCTACGAGCATTCAAAGAAAAAATTGCGGAGTTCCGAAGCACGCCGCTTGTCAATCCTAAGCAATATAACTAATTATCGTACTGAAGACAAATCTCATTTGCGTTCAGTACTTGTTTTCAACAATTCCATGAGCTATGATTTACTGAAGTCGGTCTTAAGATCATCAAAACTTTTGCGCGTCTTGGAACTACAAGGAGCGCTAATCGTTAAACTACCGAGTGAGATCTGTAACCTATTCAACTTGCATTATCTAGGCTTGCGAGCAACAAAAATTAAGGAGCTTCCAAGATCAATCGAGAAGCTACAAAATCTGCAAATATTAGATACATGTGAAAGTGAAATAGAAAAGCTGCCAAAGGAAATAACAGAGCTCCAAAAGTTGAGACATCTAGTTTTGTCCAACAAATTGGGTAAGAACATCAAGGGACTGGTGGGAATATGGCCCTTGAAGGGCTTGCAGACTTTGGCAAATATTGAAGCAACTGCAGATATTGTGCAGAAAGTAGAAGCTTTGACCGAGTTGCGGACATTTAAGATAATCGGCGTAAGAACCGATCACTGTGCAGACTTGTGGAATAGTATCACAAAGATGAACCATCTTAGCAATTTATCTGTCGAAAGTGAAGATGGGAAAGAATTACAGCAGTTGGGCACCCTGCACCTACCTCTGCCAATTCAACAATTAGATCTGAAGGGTAAATTAGACAAAAACTCACTCCCTAAGCTTGCCGCGTCCTTTGGGTCTCTAGCAAACCTAACCAAATTAACACTTTCGGTGGCAAAATTGGATGAAGATATGTTTCCTTACCTGCAAGCTCTGCCCGCGTTGATGATTCTTATCCTTTGTCGCGCATATGATGGCATGAAGTTGCATTTCCAAGCAACATCATTCCCGAAGCTAAAGGAATTGTTAATATCGTATGCCCCGAAGCTCAGTCAGGTGGAAATAGAAAGGGGAGCAATGGCAAGCCTGAATACGCTTTACCTAGGCGGTTGCCCCGAGCTGAAGGAGCTGCCCTCTAGCATCGAGTACCTTACCACCCTTCAGGATTTATGCATTAGTCTCCCGGCAGAGGAACTTGTTGAGAGGCTtctaggaggaggaggaggagaaggcgacCACAGCAATGACTGCCGCACGTGGGTTCGCCAAATCCCGAAGTTTACTATTGGTTTCACACGAGACGGCAAGTTTGTCCAAGAAAGAATTCAATGA
- the LOC109717547 gene encoding uncharacterized protein LOC109717547 yields MGKNNKKEIANGAKLVAPSEGEKEFFLLLLSLSLAGFLRTVELRWTLVLVVDVVPRSRSSTLSTSCCCEEVGRVRLFAILDVVLILGATAADFCVDCRYFGSYATLEHRIATKLGSLDSGLREESTKPLLAGFGEERRVSSILDSADFG; encoded by the exons atgggtaaaaataataaaaaggaaatAGCTAATGGCGCAAaattggtagcaccaagtgaggg AGAGAAGgagttttttcttcttctcctctctctctctctagctgggtTCTTACGCACAGTGGAGCTCAGGTGGACTTTGGTTTTGGTCGTCGACGTCGtaccgcggagccgttcgagcacacTTTCGACGTCGTGTTGCTGCGAGGAGGTCGGGCGAGTGCGGCTTTTCGCCATCCTTGACGTCGTGCTGATTCTAG GTGCTACTGCTGCAGATTTCTGCGTCGACTGTCGGTATTttggctcgtacgcgacgtTGGAGCATCGGATCGCGACAAAACTTGGTTCGCtagattcaggacttcgagaggaatccacgaagcccttacttgctggatttggtgaag AGCGTAGAGTTAGCTCGATTCTAGACTCGGCGGATTTCGGTTGA